Within Cucumis melo cultivar AY chromosome 4, USDA_Cmelo_AY_1.0, whole genome shotgun sequence, the genomic segment CAGAAAATGGGATTGTAGGATGGGTGGATGGATGGCTAAGAAGGAAGAGGAACAGAAGAAGGATTAACGCTAAGAAGTAAAAATATATGCATACATCAGCCTCTGGGTATAAAGTGATTTGAGCATAGACTTCATCCGAATCCTTTTCAGCCTAAAAAATTgaaagcaaaagaagaaaatgaacatGAAGAATCAACATAAACAAAGTAGGCAAGTGTACATgaacaaaagagaaaataagTAATACCAGCAAACGAATGTTAACAACACGACATAGGATCTTGGGAGGGAGATCAAAATGAGAGATTTGGTGATTAAGCTCCTGATTTGTGGACTCTTCCAACTGATGAAGAACCAAAAAGCAGAAGAAATTTATGAGGGGTTTTTGTTTCAAGGGTGAAATTGAAAAAGAGATGACAAAATACTTGTTCCATATGACTCTGCGGGAAGTAAAAAACCCTTTCTCCATCGATAGGAACTTCAACAAGAGGTCCTGCACATGCCTTCCACAGCTCCTCATACAGATCCTCACCTTCCAAACCTACCCACCAAACATAATCAATCAAACACTCCAAAAACACCTCGAAATTTCAGTCCTTTGGGTGTTTTGATAAAcaccaaatttgaaaaaaatagagagaTTCAACTGGGTTTCACCTTTGTGAGACTCCCCTGGTTTCTCTTCGTAAAGCGTCATACAAATTGAAAAAATGGGTCTCAGTCTAAAATGCCAAAAATTGAAGAACAACAAAAGAAGccaaagaagaagaggagaaaaTAGGAACAGGGGAAAAAGGgtctctcttttctctctctctctctctcttgctCTGTTTTTCACAGTCTGAAAGAATGGTAAACTGTCGTGCTACTGCTACCCCATCTACCGATCAATCAAAGGACGAGGcacagaagaaagaaagagagagggaAAAAGCTAAGAAAACAGGACGGTTAAGCAAGCAATCATAATTAACTGCACAAGTTTATTTTCCCCAACCTCGTTTCTTTTTTCTGCTTTTTTTCTGTAACAGACTGTGTCTGTGATTATTATGTGCTCAATTTCTTTCTCTCCCTCATCTCCTTCAGTTACAAATCAAGCTTTATGCAGCATAGAAAAATGCTTCCGAGGGAAAAGAATTTGTTGGGATGTCTTTAACTGGGTTTCACCTTTCAAATTCTGTCATCTCATTTTTCATTCaccattttttctctctttcaaaaATTTTTTATTGCTTTTTATTGCCAATTATAGTTTTGAAAACTTTATGATAGTTTGAGCACAATCTTCCGACTCTTGGAAGTACATTATTTGAAACAAATGACAAATTTGAAGTAAACTTTTTTTTGGTTGTTTATGAAGTGGGACCAGTGGATGAATccactttttaaaatatctattttgaTTTAGGTGGATGGATGAGTGTTTTCtcgataataataataattaaaatatccTATAGTTAGTAAAAAGTGATGTGATTCttctactttttatttttttattttaaaattttggaaataGAGAGACTAAAATTATCCAAATTTGAGAGTgaatattgaaaagaaaagtagaaaaaatGGAAGTAAGTCGTACAATTATTAAAATGATGTTTTGAAATGGATGGAGGAGATTTaatgaaataaatgaatttaGTTTGATTAATGTGTTAATGTGTTATGGGTATAGGTATTGGAGCTTGGGATAGTGGTACATTCGGTAATTATAGGAATAGGTTTGGGTGTTTCCGAAACTCCAAAGACAATAAGACCCCTTGTCGTTGCCATCACTTTTCATCAGTTATTTGAAGGCATGGGACTTGGAGGTTGCATTGCTCAGGTACTTCATCCAAATTCCCCCTTTTCTTCCTTCTCTATCTCTCTTCTTAATCAAAACTTGCatcaattattttttcttcttttaatcaTTTGAAAACCCATAATGTGGATGGCGATCATAGGGTTTGTCCATTTGTAATTCAATTTCTGGGACCTTCGTCTTCTGTGTGCATTCATGTTAATTTTGAAATGGGTTCATGGACATATATTATGTATACATACAACTGTGTAGAGAGTTAAGATcattgttatatttattttatatccAAGATATAGTTACATTCATTTACATAatcaatttttatatattaactATCATGTTAATTTTTATACTCTAATAATGCCACTGAGATTGAGATTGAGATTTGAGATAATTTTCAAAGCTCAATaatgcctttttttttcttatttgttatttgttatttatGATTTCAAATGCCAAAGTTTGGTTCTTATGTAAGGGAGCAACATTGCAATTTATAACGTGACGTAACATTGCAATTTATAATGTATCACGTTAATGTTGATCATGTGCATCGTATCCATATGCCCATGTAGATtatatattatgtttttttcATTGTTGTTGGAGTGGTGCTTGCAGGTTCATTTTCATCATCCTACCACTATAATAAAAGAGTTTCCAATACTTGGACGTTGTAATGCTTAGAAATTGCCTTTTACTAGAAATAAAGAGCCAAGGATAGATTGGAAACAAAGacatatttatgaaaaataatttctAACCCAAGGATAgattggaaaaaaaaacatatttatgaaaaataatttctAAGCCAAGTAGATTGGAAACAAAGacatatttatgaaaaataattttataaccgataaaggccttcaataacaccttcaaagatgtcggtttataaccgacattgaaggcctttaatatcagtttataaccgacattaaaacccaactgacattaaaggcctttaatattaataacgctcggaaagatgtcggtcgccaagtgacattaaaggccagatttcttgtagtgtatatttacctttaccgctttccagaatgttgtttttctggtctttttcaaattcttttgatattggaaaatcgtcaaggccctacatttcccaaagtatagtataaatcaaaatgaactaatttttttaccgattaaaagaaaaggaaacataAACATAGTTAGCTTACATATTCGTTACGTATTTAATATCATCTCGAGAGCTTATCCTCAACGAGTCAGTATGGTACACCACATCATCATATGGATTCATGACTATTAATGACCAATGATCccaaaatgaaatatatatatgcaaGTAATTAGTATTTTGGTACTAATACaagtttaaattgattaaaATTATATTGAATACTTACCCAGGATTATAAGGAGCAACAACCAATTGATCATGTTTGGAAGTCATTACTCTACTACATACGAATTAAACCAAGGTAAAGTAACATTGCAAATTCTTTAAAGAAATGACAAAATTAAACAAAGGTAAAGTAAGTAAATTTGAAATCACATACAAATTAAAGTACTTGGAGTTTGGTGTTAGTTTACGTCCTAGGAACTACCAAGCAATAATTAGAGTGATTGAAGAAAAACTGAAATGGATACTTCTTATTCTTTAGTTCATTCTCTCAATCGTAATCTTAATGTTAATCACTACCAACATTACTCCAGATACGAATCGGCTTTTGTGAAGCGAAgaataaagaaattaattaatgaattaaaGAGAGAATTAGCCAGGAAAAAAAGCCAGAACTCCTCAGCTCCAAAACTTCCTAGTTCTTCGGATTCTATGGTGTATTATAATTCAACAAAGATGTAGTTGGAATCTATAcatcattaaaaaagaaaattacaaagtgctttaaaataaagaaaagtatACGTAGTGTGTGATGTttaagttgtttctttttctttactaCTACTTCTATAACTTTCATTAGGTGCAGCGGCGGGTTTGTAAAACAGAGTACATAGAATTATCATTCCCTCTTCTAACAAAAAACTgaatcctttttcttttcttatttaataCAAGTTAAAAATTAGGTTGGGCGAGAACCATTAGTTAGTCACTTTTGTTCTTCAATACAAACAACAAACTAGCATGTACTCTAGTTAAAAAGGAGTCCAAATAGAAGAAAACCTCTTAGAATTTGAGGCTTATTGGTATTATTAATGAGAATGATATATATGTTTTGATCTGACCGTGGGTTAGAGTTAGTGTGGGAGTGGTCGAACTACAGTGGGTCGCCATCGGAAGGTCGTGGGTCGCTGTCGGAAGTCTGTGGTTAGTCATCGAAAGACCGTTGTTCACAGTCCAAAGCCTGTCGAGGTCGCCATCTGAAGTCCGTCACGTGTGGAGATGCCGTCTGACGAAGCCCGTCGCGTGTGGAGATGCTGTCTGAAACCCATCGCGTCTATGGTGGCTGGCGGTGGAGCATTTGCCTGGGTTGTAATGGTCGGCTACTGAAGAT encodes:
- the LOC103500375 gene encoding auxin response factor 11-like → MTLYEEKPGESHKGLEGEDLYEELWKACAGPLVEVPIDGERVFYFPQSHMEQLEESTNQELNHQISHFDLPPKILCRVVNIRLLAEKDSDEVYAQITLYPEADVCIYFYFLALILLLFLFLLSHPSTHPTIPFSETS